The sequence GAAAGATCTATTATAAAGGGGAGGACATTATCCATATTGATATCCTCAACAAATGCAGAACAACCCTGCTTAAAGATCTCATTACCAAAGAAAAGGGAATCAACGAAAAAGAATTCCGTGAACTGATCAACGGAACCAAAAAAATGGTCCAGCTTCTTCTGACCATTTTCCTGTCAGAGAATATCATTCGCAAAGAAACCTTCTATATTCACATTTCCCCACAAGGGAAAAACTTACTTCAGGCCAATAATATATAAACTAAGAAGTTTTAAAATACGGTCACGCCTCCCCTCTCCTTCAGGAGAGGGGCCGGGGGTGAGGTGGTGTAATCAGAGAGTTGCCGGTGTTGAGGTGGTACGGTCAGCGTGTTGCCATGGCTGAGGCATTGTACTTTACGAAACTTCAGGATTTTATTTAGATCAAAACTAAATAACACGCACACAGGAAAATATGTATTTAAATATCTGAGTGTTTATATTAAATTTGCTTTCTTTGAGTAACTAAATAAACGAAAAATGAAAAGAGTATTTTTTACGCTTACTATTGTAGCGCTCACATTCTTCTCTTTTTCACAGCAGGTTCCCCGCAACATGGTAATCCATGAGCAGGGAACAGGCCTGTGGTGAGGCTACTGTCCAGGCGCAGCACTTGGAGCTGACGACCTGATCGCCAACGGTCACAATGTGGCAGCTATTATGTACCACGATGGTGACGCCTATGCAAATGCTTATTCTGCCGCCCGTATCAGCTATTATGCTATATCCGGTTTCCCAACCGCCAAATTTGATGGCGTGGAAACAGTTGTCGGTGGAAGTTCCTCCTCCAGTATGTATTCCAGTTACTTACCTAAGGTGAATGCAAGAAATGCCATTCCCTGTAATTATACAATTGGGATTTTCGGAGAAAATACTTCAGGGCTCAATTATAGCATGGTCCTTGATCTCGACCAGGTTGCAGGTACACCGGTTTCAAACCTGATAGCTCATCTGGTGATCACCGAATCCGGCTTTCCGGTTTCCTGGGGCATGGTTACAGTGGCTAATTATGTTTGCCGGATGATGGTTCCGGATGCTAACGGTACACCCATTAGTTTTTCATCCAATACTGCCATTGACCTGAGCCTTTCGTTCACACTGGATCCTACCTGGAATGTTAACGAACTCGAACTGGTTGCATTCATCCAGAACAACACTTCAAAGGAAGTTCTTCAGGGAGCTAAAGTTGCTCTCACTGCTCTGCAACCTTTCCATGCAACGGCTTATTTTTCTTCCAGCGATTCAACAGTTTGTGAAACCAATACCGTGCAGTTTTACGACAATTCCCTTGGGAATATCGTTAGCTGGAACTGGACTTTCGAAGGAGGTAATCCCTCTACGTCAACACTTGAAAATCCGGTTGTTACATATAACTCCCACGGTGTATATGATGTTCAGTTAATTGTTAGCGATGGAGCTTACATTGACACACTGGATCAAACCAATTACATGACCGTCAGATCTATCCCCGCTCAGGCCAACACTCCCGTGGGTCCGGCCGGAACATGCGAAGGTATGTCGTTTGAATATACTACGGATCCTGTACCCTACGCCACAAACTACACCTGGATGGTTACTCCGTCTAACGCCGGTAATATGACAGGAAACGGGACAACCGGAACATTTAATGCTTATACAGGATGGCTTGGCAATTACACCATTACTGTGCGCGCAGAAAATGAATGCGGTGACGGAACGTTTTCCTCAGGATTTGTCGGCACATTAAACCATACCCCTTATACATACCAGATTTCCCAGGGCGGTGGCTATTGTGAAGGTGATCCTGGTATTGAGCTGAAATTGTTTGACTCCGAAGTTGGCATTGATTACGAAATCTACATAGATAATGATCCAACCGGTATTATTATGACCGGTACAGGTGATACTTTGGATTTTGGTTATCAAACCGATGAGGGTATTTATACCATTGTTGGTTATACAGATGTTTGCAGCAACGAAATGATCGGAAATGCCTGGATACATATGCTGGAAAATCCCGGACAAGCTGCTACACCTTCTGGTCCTGAACAAGCCTGTAACGATGAAGAATCAGCATACAGCACCACAGGAGCTAATAACGCCACTACCTATAACTGGTATATTAATCCTGCCGAAGCAGGTACTCTTGCCCCCAATGGCAAAAATGTTACGGTAACCTGGAATGCCTCATGGTCAGGAACAGCTTCCTTGTCCGTTGAAGGAGGAAATAACTGTGGTATAGGCCAGCTTTCCAATGCATATAACGTTGAGGTCTTTGAAACTCCTGATCCTCAGGTATCCGGACTGACTCTTGTCTGCAATGATGAGGTTGCCGATTACTCCACACCGGATAACTCCGGTAGCACCTACGACTGGGTGGTTGAAGGCGGCGACATTATTGCCGGAACCGGAACCCATTCCATCACCGTTGAATGGGGTGACCCGGGAACAGGATATATCACGGTTACTGAGGAAAATGCCGATGGCTGCTCCACCGTTTCCGAAACGTATATAGTGACAATCGACGATTGCACCGGTCTTGAAGAACTTCTTGCAGGAAGCATCCGCATCTATCCGAACCCTGCCTCCGGTTCCATTAATGTCAGCATGAATCTCCAGGCCGATACGGAAATGAATATCATCATGATGAACCAGCTTGGTCAGGTTGTTATGGAAGCTACCGAAAAAGTAGTTGCCGGCAACCAGGTCATGAAATATGATATTTCCACTTATCCTGAAGGAATTTATACGCTAAGGCTCTCCGACAATAAAGGAGAAACCGTACAACAGAAATTTGTGAAGGTCCGGTAAGAAACGAAAATTGAATAACAGGAAAAGGTTGCCAGATAATGGCAACCTTTTTTTATAGCCTTAAACCAGGATCCTGACTTCGGATGTATTCCAGAATCTCTTTACCCGTTTCCGAAGCAACCTGTAAAAGATCATAATCTATCGTATGATTATTTAAATATTGCAGGATCAACTGATCCGATCCGTTTTCTCCAGGCAGAATACCGGCAAAAAAGAACCCCATGGTTTCAAATTCTTTTGTCATGATCGCTGTGATGGGATCATCCAGTTTAAGAAAAAGGTATACGGTTTCATTTTTCAGGATGCAGGCTCCGCGGAGATTGCGGTAAAGGACCTCCATAACGTCTTTCCCGTATTTTTCAATTTTAATAATCGCAGTCAGTGTTTTTGAATCCCCCGTTGTAGAAATTATCGTTGGCTCTTCCGGAAGCTGAAGGCCTTTGACAGGAAGAACAAATTCCGGTTTTACTTCCAGATGATCATAAATTTTTCTGAGTATCTCCCGGTGTTGTTCCGGAGTGTAAATAATATGACGCTCTGGTTTTATCAGATAATAATACATAATGGCAAAACTCTCA is a genomic window of Bacteroidota bacterium containing:
- a CDS encoding T9SS type A sorting domain-containing protein, with product MAAIMYHDGDAYANAYSAARISYYAISGFPTAKFDGVETVVGGSSSSSMYSSYLPKVNARNAIPCNYTIGIFGENTSGLNYSMVLDLDQVAGTPVSNLIAHLVITESGFPVSWGMVTVANYVCRMMVPDANGTPISFSSNTAIDLSLSFTLDPTWNVNELELVAFIQNNTSKEVLQGAKVALTALQPFHATAYFSSSDSTVCETNTVQFYDNSLGNIVSWNWTFEGGNPSTSTLENPVVTYNSHGVYDVQLIVSDGAYIDTLDQTNYMTVRSIPAQANTPVGPAGTCEGMSFEYTTDPVPYATNYTWMVTPSNAGNMTGNGTTGTFNAYTGWLGNYTITVRAENECGDGTFSSGFVGTLNHTPYTYQISQGGGYCEGDPGIELKLFDSEVGIDYEIYIDNDPTGIIMTGTGDTLDFGYQTDEGIYTIVGYTDVCSNEMIGNAWIHMLENPGQAATPSGPEQACNDEESAYSTTGANNATTYNWYINPAEAGTLAPNGKNVTVTWNASWSGTASLSVEGGNNCGIGQLSNAYNVEVFETPDPQVSGLTLVCNDEVADYSTPDNSGSTYDWVVEGGDIIAGTGTHSITVEWGDPGTGYITVTEENADGCSTVSETYIVTIDDCTGLEELLAGSIRIYPNPASGSINVSMNLQADTEMNIIMMNQLGQVVMEATEKVVAGNQVMKYDISTYPEGIYTLRLSDNKGETVQQKFVKVR